The proteins below are encoded in one region of Serratia symbiotica:
- the ubiC gene encoding chorismate lyase: protein MSGNKDSILPPLEWLFDQYPPLPAAISDWLMELGSMTCRFERHCTRVHIELQRECFLTRDQLGEEAEYLPDSPRYWLREIVLLGDNQPWLLGRTVIPQETLTGPEQVLVDLGTQPLGRYLFNSGNMTRDYIHIGRQNALWARRSRLRLAGKPLLLTELFLPASPLYV from the coding sequence ATGTCTGGTAATAAGGATTCCATCCTACCACCGCTTGAGTGGTTGTTCGATCAGTATCCGCCACTGCCTGCTGCCATCAGCGACTGGCTGATGGAGTTGGGTTCCATGACCTGTCGTTTTGAGCGCCATTGCACGCGGGTACACATCGAACTGCAGCGCGAATGTTTTTTGACCCGTGATCAATTGGGCGAAGAAGCCGAGTATCTACCGGACAGCCCGCGCTACTGGCTGCGAGAAATTGTGCTACTGGGCGACAATCAACCCTGGCTGTTGGGGCGCACGGTGATCCCACAGGAAACACTGACTGGCCCGGAGCAGGTGCTGGTGGATCTGGGGACGCAGCCGCTGGGACGCTATTTGTTTAACAGCGGCAATATGACCCGAGATTATATTCATATTGGTCGACAGAATGCGCTATGGGCGCGCCGCTCCCGCCTGAGGCTAGCGGGCAAGCCGCTGTTGCTGACTGAGCTGTTTCTACCGGCTTCACCGCTGTATGTGTAA
- the plsB gene encoding glycerol-3-phosphate 1-O-acyltransferase PlsB, producing MSGWRKIYYKLLNLPLKLLVRSKVIPSDPVRELGLDPSRPILYVLPYNSKTDLLTLRTQCLEQDLPDPLDLLEIDGTVLPSHVFIHDGPRLFRYYTPKEESVKLFHDYLDLHRSNPRLNIQMLPVSVMFGRSPGREGQGTPHLRLLNGVQKLLAVLWLGRDSFVRFSNTVSLRRMASEYGTDKAIAQKLARVARMHFSRQRLAAVGPSLPARQDLFNKLLASKAIEKAVEDEAHSKKISLDKARQNAIVLMEEIAADFSYEAVRLSDRVLSWTWNRLYQGINVTNAERVRQLAQDGHEIVYVPCHRSHMDYLLLSYVLYHQGLVPPHIAAGINLNFWPAGPIFRRLGAFFIRRTFKGNKLYSTVFREYLGELFTRGYSVEYFVEGGRSRTGRLLEPKTGTLSMTIQAMLRGGTRPITLVPIYIGYEHVMEVGTYAKELRGATKEKEGLLQMLRGLRKLRNLGQGYVNFGDPLPLTAYLNQHVPQWRESIDPIEAQRPSWMTPTVNDLAEKIMVRINNAAAANAVNLCSTALLASRQHSLTREQLLEQLECYLQLMRNVPYAHDVTVPAQTPDELLDHALSMNKFAVEQDNIGDIIILPREQAVLMTYYRNNIHHLLVLPSLIATIVMHHRKVSRSELLRQIDLIYPMLKAELFLHYEKEQLAEVLQPLINEMIRQQLICGKNEDLVLNPARIRPLQLLAAGVRETLQRYAITMSVLSTNPSINRGALEKESRIMAQRLSMLHGINAPEFFDKAVFATLVATLREEGYINDIGDAIREPTLEVYTMLSDLITPEIRLTIESVSMPVEINAQHEAATEEAKED from the coding sequence ATGTCAGGTTGGCGTAAAATTTATTATAAATTATTGAATTTACCACTCAAATTATTGGTAAGAAGCAAGGTTATCCCTTCAGATCCTGTCAGGGAGTTAGGATTAGATCCCTCACGGCCGATTTTGTATGTTTTGCCTTATAATTCCAAGACGGATTTGCTGACGCTACGCACTCAGTGCCTGGAGCAGGATCTGCCCGATCCTCTTGACCTATTGGAAATCGACGGCACGGTGCTGCCGAGCCACGTGTTTATTCACGATGGCCCGCGCCTGTTCCGTTATTACACGCCGAAGGAAGAGTCAGTAAAGCTGTTCCACGACTATCTGGATCTGCACCGCAGTAATCCGCGTCTCAATATCCAGATGCTGCCGGTCTCGGTGATGTTTGGCCGTTCACCTGGGCGAGAAGGCCAAGGCACACCACACCTGCGCCTGCTGAACGGCGTGCAGAAATTATTAGCTGTGCTGTGGCTCGGCCGTGACAGCTTCGTACGTTTCTCCAATACTGTTTCGCTGCGCCGCATGGCCTCCGAATACGGCACAGACAAAGCCATCGCGCAGAAACTGGCACGCGTGGCGCGCATGCACTTTTCGCGCCAGCGTCTGGCCGCAGTCGGCCCCAGCCTGCCAGCACGTCAGGATCTATTCAACAAGCTGCTGGCTTCCAAAGCGATCGAAAAAGCCGTCGAAGACGAAGCACACAGCAAGAAAATCTCCCTTGATAAAGCCCGACAGAACGCCATCGTGTTAATGGAAGAGATCGCCGCTGATTTCTCCTACGAGGCCGTGCGCCTTTCCGACCGCGTGTTGAGCTGGACCTGGAACCGGCTGTATCAGGGCATCAACGTTACCAATGCTGAGCGCGTTCGCCAACTGGCCCAAGACGGCCACGAGATCGTCTATGTACCCTGCCACCGTAGCCACATGGACTATTTGCTGCTGTCCTATGTGCTGTATCATCAAGGGCTGGTGCCGCCACACATCGCGGCCGGCATCAACCTCAACTTCTGGCCAGCCGGGCCGATCTTCCGTCGCCTGGGCGCATTCTTCATCCGCCGTACCTTCAAGGGCAACAAGCTGTACTCCACGGTGTTCCGCGAATATCTCGGTGAGTTGTTCACTCGGGGTTATTCGGTAGAATACTTTGTGGAGGGTGGCCGTTCTCGCACTGGACGCCTGCTGGAGCCAAAGACCGGCACTCTGTCGATGACCATTCAGGCGATGCTGCGCGGCGGCACCCGGCCGATCACTTTGGTGCCGATTTACATCGGCTACGAACATGTGATGGAAGTGGGCACTTACGCCAAAGAACTACGCGGTGCCACTAAGGAAAAAGAGGGTCTGCTTCAGATGCTGCGCGGCTTGCGCAAGCTACGCAACCTGGGCCAGGGTTACGTCAACTTCGGCGATCCGCTACCACTGACCGCCTATCTGAACCAGCATGTGCCGCAGTGGCGTGAATCGATCGATCCGATCGAAGCCCAACGCCCAAGTTGGATGACACCAACGGTCAACGATCTGGCGGAAAAAATCATGGTGCGCATCAACAATGCCGCTGCGGCCAATGCCGTAAATCTATGCTCTACCGCGCTGCTGGCCTCCCGCCAACATTCGCTGACCCGCGAGCAATTGCTTGAACAACTTGAGTGCTACCTGCAATTAATGCGTAACGTGCCTTACGCCCACGATGTTACCGTGCCGGCTCAGACGCCGGATGAATTGTTGGATCATGCGCTGAGTATGAACAAGTTCGCGGTAGAGCAGGATAACATCGGCGATATCATCATCTTGCCGCGTGAGCAAGCGGTGCTGATGACCTATTACCGCAATAATATTCACCACCTGCTGGTACTGCCTTCACTGATCGCCACTATAGTGATGCATCACCGCAAAGTGTCGCGCAGCGAGTTACTGCGGCAGATTGACCTGATTTACCCCATGCTGAAGGCTGAATTGTTCCTGCATTACGAAAAGGAACAGTTGGCGGAGGTGCTACAGCCGCTAATCAATGAAATGATTCGTCAACAGTTGATCTGTGGTAAAAACGAGGATCTGGTGCTAAATCCGGCTCGTATCCGTCCATTGCAGTTGCTGGCCGCTGGCGTGCGTGAAACCCTGCAACGCTATGCCATCACCATGTCAGTGCTCAGCACTAACCCAAGCATCAACCGTGGTGCGCTGGAGAAAGAGAGCCGTATCATGGCACAGCGCTTGTCGATGCTACACGGCATCAACGCGCCGGAGTTCTTCGACAAAGCAGTATTCGCCACCTTGGTGGCGACGCTGCGTGAAGAGGGCTACATCAACGATATCGGCGATGCGATCCGTGAGCCTACTTTGGAGGTTTACACCATGCTGAGCGACCTGATTACCCCAGAAATCAGGCTGACTATCGAAAGCGTCAGCATGCCGGTAGAAATCAACGCGCAACATGAAGCGGCTACCGAGGAAGCGAAAGAGGACTGA
- the ubiA gene encoding 4-hydroxybenzoate octaprenyltransferase: protein MCNPYRQIYLGGSVTQSKWRAYSHLMRIDKPIGSLLLLWPTLWALWLAGQGVPPLSILLVFVLGVFLMRAAGCVVNDYADRAIDGHVKRTAERPMPSGQVSEKEAKVLFVALVLISFGLVLTLNAMTIWLSLAALALAWIYPLMKRVTNLPQFVLGTAFGWGIPMAYAAVSESLPLSCWLLLLANICWTVAYDTLYAMVDRDDDLKIGIKSTAILFGRYDKQIVGVLQFAALLLLLWVGYLAQLGEVFYGALLLVGVLFIHQQKQIATREREACFKAFLHNNYVGLVVFIGIALSYLTT, encoded by the coding sequence ATGTGTAACCCATATAGACAAATATACCTTGGAGGAAGTGTGACTCAAAGCAAATGGCGGGCTTACAGCCATCTGATGCGCATCGATAAACCGATCGGTAGCCTGCTACTGCTGTGGCCAACGCTGTGGGCGCTGTGGCTAGCCGGGCAGGGTGTGCCGCCGTTGTCGATCCTGCTGGTGTTCGTGCTTGGCGTGTTCCTAATGCGTGCTGCTGGCTGTGTAGTGAATGACTATGCCGATCGTGCCATTGATGGCCACGTGAAGCGCACTGCCGAACGTCCAATGCCGAGTGGTCAGGTGAGTGAAAAAGAGGCCAAAGTGCTGTTTGTGGCGCTGGTACTGATCTCATTCGGGCTGGTGTTGACGCTAAATGCGATGACCATCTGGCTATCGCTGGCGGCGCTGGCACTGGCATGGATTTATCCCTTGATGAAACGGGTGACTAATCTGCCGCAATTCGTGCTGGGTACTGCCTTTGGCTGGGGCATCCCGATGGCCTACGCCGCAGTCAGTGAATCGCTGCCACTGAGCTGCTGGCTACTGCTACTGGCCAATATCTGCTGGACTGTGGCCTACGACACACTGTATGCGATGGTAGATCGCGATGACGATCTAAAAATCGGCATCAAGTCTACCGCCATCTTGTTTGGTCGCTATGACAAGCAGATCGTTGGGGTGTTGCAGTTTGCCGCCCTGCTGCTGCTGCTGTGGGTTGGCTATCTGGCGCAACTGGGTGAGGTATTTTACGGGGCGTTGTTGCTAGTGGGCGTGCTGTTTATCCATCAGCAAAAGCAGATCGCCACGCGTGAGCGTGAAGCCTGTTTCAAAGCATTTCTGCACAACAATTACGTTGGGCTGGTGGTATTTATCGGTATTGCGCTGAGTTATTTGACAACTTAG